A segment of the Carya illinoinensis cultivar Pawnee chromosome 1, C.illinoinensisPawnee_v1, whole genome shotgun sequence genome:
AAAAACAAATTCTCTTCATCCTCGACAGTTCACCGATGGCACCATATTATGGCCACCACCACGCAGCTATCTTACCTCTGTTTCCACGACACCTGAAGACCCCACCTCCTACACCAAGGCTGCCAAATATTCAAAATGGCGAAATTCCATGACTGAGGAATTTCAAGCACTCCTAAACACCAATACATGGTCCCTTGTTCCCTCCTCTGGTATTACTAACCTTGTTGGATGTCGATGAGTTTTTAGGACAAAACGTCTTGCTGATGGTTCGGTTGAGCGACGGAAGGCTTGCTTGGTTGCCCAGAGCTACCACCAACAAGCCAGAATTGACTACTTCGAGACCTTCAGCCCAGTTGTCAAATTGAGAACTATTCGAACCATACTCACCATTGCTGTTAGCGAAGGATGGAGTCTTCGGCAACTTGATATTCACGATGTTTTTTTACATGGTGATCTCCGTGAGCAAGTTTACATGACTCAGCCGATTGGATTCATCAATCCAGACTTCCCAACTCATGTGTGCCGATTAAATAAGGCTATCTATGGCCTTAAGCAGGCTCCCAGAGCTTGGTTCTCCAAGCTAAGTGCTCGTATACTTGATCTTGGTTTTTCATCCTTTCATGCCGACCTTTCTGTtaccttatttttttcttgtctaCATAGACAACATAATTCTCACTGGGTCACATTTGGACACCATCTCCTCAGTGCTTCACTCTCTCAGTTTGTCTTTCCCAGTCAAGGATCTTGGACCActgcatttttttctttgtcttgAAATTAATATCCTTTCCACAGGACTTCATCTATCCCAAACCAAATATATATGTGACCTTCTCAAACGCACAAATATGGATCTTGCCAAACCCATCACCTCGCCAATGTCCACCTCAACTCACCTATCTCTCACAGATGGCCTTGCCTTCACTGATCCAACCCTCTACCGAAGCACTATTGGGGGTCTTCAGTATCTATCCCTTACACGTCCTGATGTGGCTTTTGCTATTAATAAGGTTGCTCAATTTATGCATGCTCCCAAGCTCCCCCATTGGCAAGCTTAAAaaggattttgaggtacctcaAGCATACTGCAAATTTTGGTCTTCATATTCGACCATCTTCAAAATATTCATTGCATGCATTTTCGAACGTTGATTGGGCAGGGTGCCCCGATGACCGTCGTTCCATTGgcaatttttgtgtttttcttggctCAAACATTCTCTCTTAGGGCTCAAAGAAGCAGAAAGCTGTCACTCGTTCCAGCACGGAAGCAGAGTATAAAGCCCTTGCTAATACCACTGTAGAACTGCTATGGATCCAGTCTCCCCTCAAAGACCTTGGGATTTTTCTACCCCTGCCTCCTACACTATGGTGCAACAATTTTGGTGCAACATATCTCTCTGCGAACCCTATCCTTCACTCATGCACCAAGCATATGGAAATTGACTTCCATTTTGTCTGTGATCGCGTATCAACCAAAATGCTTAATGTTGCCTTCATCTCCTCTCGTGATCAACTTGCAGATGTCCTGACCAAACCATTGGCCTCCTCACGCTTTCTTCAATTACAGATGAGTCTCACCATGATGCCCCTGTTGGACTCACGGGAGGGTGAAAGCAATACCAGCACTGCTATCTCCAAGTCAGCTCCATGCAAGACCTCCTCTGCGCAAGACTCCAAGTCAGCTCCACAACATGATCCTTGCTCATCTCTACCAACAGAATCATCTAGAATGTCCTCTCTGTAATtctatattttatgttttaaatataattgtacAAAGGAATCTTTTCTGTTGTAACGATTCCTAGCTGGGTCTAGAAGCACCAACGCATATCACCTACTTGTACGTAGGCTTGAATCAGTGCAGTACTGTGTCTCTCTATAAATAGAATACTGCACTCCATGTAATGTAAGACAAATGAATATATTGCAgtcttcattatttttcaaagagagACAGAGATTGAGATTTGGAAGTGATCTATATAAATTGACAaacttcatatatttaaaaacttttaTGTAAGTACTCTATATTACCCAATTTTATTACTTGAGAGTAATGTCATGTACACCAATTGATACAAGGTGCAGCCATTGCCCTCCCGTGAGCTCCTCAGTGAGCTCTCTCCAACCCTCCCGTTTTCTCCTACCTTCCAATCATCTGTGACTCAAAAACCCCGTCCTCATCTACCTTTCTTCATGGACCCTCTCCCTGGTATGGATAATCTTATCTCACTCACAAAGGCGCTCTCCTGGAATAATCAGCACCTAGGACAACacttataataaaagaaatataaaaaaattaactccaTCGCGTGTTATATATCATCCCAAGACTCCATACTTATCtctcaaaaaaatatacatgGGATTCTCGCGCCAGGGGTAGAAGTTAAAAAAGTGGGGATCAAAGGTTATGGCAGAAAAGACCGCTAAGGGACTAAAGAGAGGGCGGTGATCGTCAGGCGCCAACAGTTCTAAGTTTTTCACTAAACAATTTGGATATAAGAGTATTACAACTAGATTTAATTTTAGGAAAAAGCAGCAAGTGAATTTGGTTATCATTGCTGAAAACACGTACATAATTTTAGATAAGACTTCTTAAGAGTTTTTATATAATACGTGCAATAGCTtattacattaattaataatcataaaAATCATGTGTTTCTACACTTTCGATCTGCTTCTGGTAATTAAGCCGATAAGAATGCATGGACTTGTCTTAAAGTACTAAAAGACTCACCAAGAATGCTTGAAACTCATCTGGGGGGATATTAAGAATGCTATCGATTTCATCATGTGCTTATGGAGAAACTTGTTCCCCTGATGGATCAGAATTACCACTCCAGCCCGTATCCGAAAATGCTTGTTCCGATATTGATACAGCTCCCGAAAAAGCTTGTTGATGATCAGATGATGGATCAGTCCAGGTCGTACCGTAAAATGCTTGTAATTGATCCGATATTGATAATTCGAAAAATTAGCAGCTTGTTCCGATGACGGAAAATCAGGGATCCTCGTATCCAAAAATGCTTGTTCCGATGTTGATGGGTCAGTCCTCGGACCGTGCTGCACATGATCATGACCACGGTACCTTATTCGGCATAAAGTCCAGCTTTGAAACTGTACGTAGTTGCATAAAACAGCGTCAATGATCGATTAAATAGaaactaacaattaattaattgatcatggagctatatatatacatataatggGAATAAAAGCAGTGCATGCGTAATTACAGTactctatataattattaatactcATGATGAGGTAATTTATATGAACCCATGCATGCAGCTTACTTGAGAATCGGAAGCTAGCCTGTATTCGTGCATAGTCCAGTCGGTTTTGGTTGCTTCTTTCCGGATTCgttctttgtttttgtatttaaagAAGGTGAGCGACTTCATGTAACCCACGAGGTGGTCCTCTGAGTCTTTAATTTCCATGTCTCCGGTGTTAGCCTTCCACTAAACCTCCATCAGAATCCCCTTCCAGATCCCTTTTGATTCTCTTCCCATTACCGTTTCCAGATACTGGCTCTCTCTGCACAAAAAAATATCGGTCATTGTTCACGGCCATGCACGCAGAATCATTACCATCTACATGCACCAAGTTTCAAACCAGCGAGAGAATCATCAGTACTGTACGtacatagaagattagaattaaAAACGATCACAAAAAGATTATCTCATGAGAAGAAACGAAAGGTACTGGAAGAAGAACTTACGGTGAAGAAACCATGGTTCATGAGCATAGACGTCGGCTTCAACGATGGGACCTTTCGGTAGATCCAGCCCCTGTTTTTTCCGCCATAGATAAAAGGACACCAACACTTCGTCTTTGGGATCAAACCTGAACCCGATGGGGAAAGATGTATACCAATGTCTCGACATCTCCAATATCGATCGCAGCTCTctccactacaacaaattttgATCTCTTACTGTTAATTATATGGAAGCTGGAGAGGAATATGTTCTAACTAGCTTTTATGGTAACCCCACTACTGCTAGAAGAAGAGAGAGTAGGACTCTATTGAGAGCTTTGAACGGATAAAGTTTGGATGTGTGTGGGTCAAATTTCAGATCGTATAGCCAAATCGAAAGAGTTTGAGAAGATAATTTGTTTACTAAAGAGATcaggaagagaaatgatatttgcagtcgtggttgtgcaagcgtcgcacagtctttttaaaaaaagtgaattaatacgggactcacgtaaaaagaaaaactaactttttaatcgtagatctCACTCTTTTGCAAAGCAATTACGCAGCGTTTACACATTTCACtattatatgtagcattactcgaTCAGGAATGTATAGGACTTTTGGGAATATGTATTGGACTGTGCTATTTCTGTGTCTTGTCCATaaaatttccctttaaatttcAGTGCTAATAGCACTTTTAATATACAATTTAGACAGTAGTGAGTGAGATCATGTACACGTAGTTGTGTAATCCATTCTATATTTGAATTAAGTATTGATGTTCATCAAGTtcataatgtttataaaatatgaaTCTTAATTGGTTAGGGGTTTAATATTATAAGCAAGTTCAATTCTTTTATGataggtttatttattttttgaacgaGGTGGAATTTGTTCACAAGTCATTTGTTtgatttactattttattttttaaaattaaattattgaaactttttgcatttttataaatttgtttttatattagttacttaattatgtttatattataacaTTCAACGTGATCTTtaagtaagttaatatatttcAACTTGAAGATAGAAAATTAGATTGACAAgtcttatatttataataaaccATGGTATCTTTTTATTACTTATATTACATCTAACAGCTTTATCTACAAACCGAAACAAATCAATTTAAGTTTATatgaattatattttcatttgacAAATTTATATCAAGATTATCAATCTACTTAGTGTATCATGTTGTCCCTAGATATAAGTTAGGAAAAAATATGTTACTTGCATTTGCCTTAATTTTTTTACGaacacttttttaaattcattatatGACATTTATTCGTCCTTGGGAACAGGTACTCGTATCAAGCACCTGCCTAGGTTGAGCAAGGTTGCTCACCCGCATCAAGTGGGTGCATGAGCGGGCAACCACACATGGACAAAGGTGAGAGCAAGTGCCAACTTGTGCTTTAGCCCACTTGGGTTTCACCCATCTACTCGGCCcctctatataaatatatgtaataatctATATCATAtactttataaaaacaaaatcccAAACCATAAATATGCAATTTTTCTCTCCTCTCACCCTTCCTTTCCTTTTGTCTTCTCccatcttctcttctcttctcttctcttctccctTCCTTTCACACCTTAGTGGATGTTCACCATCCTTTCTTCTCTATTCTCCCTATcacctttcttttctcttccctCTTATCTTCTCATCCTCCACCTCTGAGCTGGCCTTTCTTTGCACTGTCATGGCTTATTAGTCACAACTCACGGTCAAGCCGCAATCTATGATGGTAAGACCATGACACAGGAGTGTTTGAGGACCAACCCAATGAAGCCACTAAGCCCAAAGACTCCAAAGACCAACTCATTACCCTGCCCATTGTCCAGTatgattttgaaatttaattcTGGGATGATTCCAGATGACTTAGCCAGCTAGTTATATCTCATTGAAAAGCCTCATGTCTCAAGTTTCCAACACATCAAAAGATGAGCAGTTTGGAGCCTTCTAGAGGAAGTTATAAGGATTTTACTAAATATTGTGCAAGGCTGGTGGAATCTTGCGAATCTTGAGATTATCTCATGTCTTTTCAAATTCTCTAGGCAATAGTCTTAATTAATGTtcgctttaattacttatgttaGGAGactttttcaattgtttttttttggaataagaaaaatttggagtttttagcTTATGTAGAAGACTTACTTCTTATAACTAATCTTATCCTTCAGTGGATTCTGATAGGTGGCGAGCTCTTGCTTTGTATCCCTTGTGTATTTCCTTTGGGTGCTGATTTCTATATTCCTTTGGTATTCTTATTCAGGTGGAgagtttattttcctttgaGTGGTGATATCTTTATCTCATTGAATCCCTTATCCTTTATTTCGAATCATAAGCCTGGTATCAGACCATGGCTTGGTCATGGGTCCCTGCGACCCAAGACCATACCTTGCCACTGTGCCTGCGAGGGGATGGGTACACAGAAACagaacggagagagagagagagagagagagagagagagagagagagagagagagagagagagagagagagagagatttggaagtgatttatataaattgacaaACTTCACTATGATTTAAGAACTTTTATAAGTGTTGTGCATTACCCAATTTAATTACTTGAAAGCAATGTCATCTACACCGAGttgaaaacaatataaaaaagccTCGGCCAACCCCAAACGCATGCCCCAAGTAAAGAGAAAAAGCAAATAATGATCATACTTTCATTTCAAGCCCTCAAAATCCCTCCACAACCTGCCACCTATAGCTTTCCAAGAGATGCTAGCACCATCATTGTTAAATTCAACTTTCATAGCTTCAGGGGGTCTCCAACAGAttaaggttctgcttggccactaaGAATTctcaaatgagaattttgagttttaaaattaaatattaaaatattatattttaatattattattgtattgggatttgaaaaagttaagaaaaagttaaattgtttattatattttgtatggagatttgagaaagttataatgatgagatgaaaattttatgtttaagataaaaattccttatggccaaacacaacctaaagAATGGCTTTCATACTCTAATTTGCAAGATTTGAAGAGTGGTGCCTTTCGGGGATAAGTACCAGCAAACTTGgaaaatttagataattttcGAAGACCATTAAACTAGCTCTTGCAACcaattattaatatgttttattacTACTCATGAAATTAGTCGACATTCACCATTATCGTACACACAACTAATTCTTACTAGCCATATGTCTCACAAAATAAGAATGGAAACTAAAGGTGCAATGTTACGAATTTGATAATTCTTTCTAGGAATTTTCAGGTACCAATGCATCAGTCTAGCTTTTTTAGCCCGAGTTTTAAAAGTGTGAAACACCAAAAACACCTGCAAAGTTTCTCCAAATCTCAGTATTGAGATTAATATAAGTAAAAAGATGTTCAATCCATAGGTTCCATTTGAAGGGATGCTGAAAAATCTCCAAAACTTGTAGGCATCCATGTCctcttatatatattcaataatGCTCAGTTGCACTATTGTCTTGCAATATAGTAACAGTACTTCTACCTAATTTGTGACGCCCCTTATTTCTACGTACGGATACATGGAAATCGAGACtcgggatgatgataacacgggtcacacacccCAATGACAAGTGCTaaatgtgtgtacatgcaatacgTGTAAGACAAAATACTCAACAGATAAGTTAAAGTCAGTCAAATAAGTACCgaaattttaaatacagatttccagaataatttaaaaaaaaaaactatttttaaaagttatacagttatccaacataaatataatacgaaatcaattacataaccaaaaagTGGGAGACAAATCCTAATACCCTAGCAAGTGATCCCTGATTACTCCTCCGGTAGAGCTgcatcctcaaactctgcatccTCATCTGcaacaaaatctacggtactataaaacggtaccgcaggtaagtgatagaccaaacaacccaagagataaaaatacattcatataACAACAAATATGCAtacatatgatgaaatatgcatgagacccaaaaatcatcctTTCCCAAAAAGAGTTATTTTccaatgagttttgctacatacaagcatagtcatgcactaatctgcgtaccaacactgatttattcatacttaaaatttaaattaacactgttttcaataaaatctactttttgaccaatcacatcacattggtacacagattagtgcacaattatgattgcaactatacttttccttttccaatatacaccaaaatctcatttttaccCAAACACCAAGTCCAGTTCATTAAAAGATCcgtcatttttctagaaaatgacctaacataaaatttacaattttttcaaaaaatagtctACATATTTCCATTAAtcaaatctcataatatttctAGAAAATTGTCCACATATCCAATTTAAACCGTATGCATCATAATCAACAGATGTTGAGTAGGACTCTATTGAGAGCATTGAACGGACGTACGTGTATGGGTCAAATTTCAGATCGTATAGCCACATCGAAAGAGTTCGAGAAGCTGTAGAAGAGTGTACGTGGTTATACGATCTCTAGTAAACAAATTTTCTCGAATTCTTTCGATTTGGCTATACGATCTGAAATTTGACCCATACATATCCAAACTTTATCCGCTCAATCCTCTCAATAGAGTCCTACTCTCTCTTCTTTTAGCAGTAGTGGGATTCCCATAAAAGCCAGTTAGAACACATTACTTCCATATAATTAACAGTAAGAGATcaaaatttgttgtagtggagAGAGCTGCGATTGATGGAGATGTCGAGACGTTGGCATACATCTTTCCCCATTCGGTTCAGGTTCGATCCCGAAGACGAAGTGTTGGTGTCCTTTTATCTATGGCGGAAAATACAGGGGCTGGATCTACCGAATGGTCCCATCGTTGAAGCCGACGTCTACGCTCATGAACCATGGTTTCTTCACCGTAAGTTCTTCTTCCCgtacctttcttttcttctcatgaTAATCTTTTTGCGATCGTTTTTAATTCTAATCTTCTACGTACGTACAGTACTGATGATTCTCTTGCTGGTTTGAAACTTGGTGCATGTAGATGGTAATGATTCCGCGTGCATGGCCGGGAACAATGACcgatatttttttgtgaagagAGAGCCAGTATCTAGAAACGGTAACGGGAAGAGAATCAAAAGGGATCTGGAAGGGGATTCTGATGGAGGTTGCTGGAAGGCTAACACCGGAGACATGGAAATTAAAGACTCAGAGGGCCACCTCGTGGGTTACATGTGTTGAgtgctgtggagtctggtccacaccgctcgagcggaggcattggccgctcgagcgaaatcaggcagagtcgaacgctcgatgtcagctcgacagtgagctcgagcaggaggagttcgctcgagcggaggcattggccgctcgagcgaaatcaggcagagtcgaacgctcgacgtcagctcgacagtgagctcgagcgggatgcggaagggaagttcgctcgacgcacgctcgacacgccgctcgagcgaacatgcattttagggattccgccgtttgaactatatatatgatttttgcctcttttgtctgtaacagagcagctacgaaaacactgtgaatgaacagtgttgtgacccatcttgtagtgtaattcctcaataataaaatcctctgcagctcccatggacgtaggcaatttgccgaaccacgtatatCTTGTGTcatgtgtgattgcgtgtgtgatcgtttttctcattcggtgttatttcaattcattgtcatcgtttttcacaacaattggtatcagagccaggttcgggtctgaggagaaacgatggctggagatgaattgaaggtatcggggatcgagaagtttgatggcacagattttggatactggaggatgcagatagaggactacctctatgggaagaaacttcatcttccactattggggcagcaaccggaaaagatggatgatgctagttggaacctgttggatcgacaggttctgggggttattcgattaaccctgtcgagattcgttgcacacaacgtcatcaaggagaagacgacggcggatctcatggcggctttgtcgggtatgtatgaaaagccgtcagcgaataacaaggtacatctgatgaaaaagttattcaatttgaaaatggcagatagtacgtctgttgcacaacatctgaatgattttaatactatcacaaatcaattgtcgtctgttgaaattgaatttgatgatgagatacgtgcactgatactattggcttcattgccaaatagttgggaagccatgagaatggctgttagtaattctgctggtaaaaataaactgaaatatgatgatattcgtgatttgattttggctgaggaggtgcgcaggaaagattcaggcgagacctcgggtttgagttcagccctaaatgttgactctcgagggagatcacatgacaggaattcaaacagaggaagatcaaaatcaaagtatagggacaagagcaagtcgaggcctggtcagcaggcaacttgctggaactgtggcaaagctggccacataaagaaaaactgcaaaaaccccaagaagacggagaatgatagtgctaatgtggtaactgaagaagtacaggatgcactattgcttacagttcatagtccagttgatgactggatactggattcaggggcttccttccatacatcttcccaccgggaactaatgaggaattatgttgcaggtgattttgggaaggtatatttggctgatggtgaggctcTGAACGTAGTAGGGATGGaagacattgacattgcactccctggcaagaacaaatggaccttgcaaaaggtcaggcacattcctgagttgaagaagaacctcatttctgttgggcagcttgatgagtgtggtcattcagtggtgttctcagacagcacctggaaggtcacaaaaggggcattggtactagctcggggtaagaaaactggtacactttatatgactactggtttaattgacactattgctactaccgttgcagagagcacaacagatttgtggcattgtaggcttggccatatgagtcagaagggcatgacggaacttctgtctagaggcaagctaccagaactgaagacagttgat
Coding sequences within it:
- the LOC122275851 gene encoding uncharacterized protein LOC122275851; the encoded protein is MEIKDSEDHLVGYMKSLTFFKYKNKERIRKEATKTDWTMHEYRLASDSQFQSWTLCRIRYRGHDHVQHGPRTDPSTSEQAFLDTRIPDFPSSEQAANFSNYQYRINYKHFTVRPGLIHHLIINKLFRELYQYRNKHFRIRAGVVILIHQGNKFLHKHMMKSIAFLISPQMSFKHSW
- the LOC122300134 gene encoding NAC domain containing protein 50-like gives rise to the protein MSRRWHTSFPIRFRFDPEDEVLVSFYLWRKIQGLDLPNGPIVEADVYAHEPWFLHHGNDSACMAGNNDRYFFVKREPVSRNGNGKRIKRDLEGDSDGGCWKANTGDMEIKDSEGHLVGYMC